The nucleotide sequence GTACTTAATTACCACATGCGTTATCAGCGCAAAACCTACAATGAACTGGATCAAATTATTAATAAAAAAAGAAAGCATACCTTTTCCGCACTGCTGCAGAAAGAGAAGGCTTACTACAGTGATCTAGTAAAAGTCTATGAAACAAAAAAACCTTGGCCGCCTCAGGCTAAATAAAAGAGTTAAATAAGATGGATTTTACTTACAAAGATGGAGCTTTTTCCTTAGTGGATCAAGAGGGCAATGGTTGGAGAAATTTACAATTTGAGCTCAATGGAGTCTTAAGTTCTCAGCTAAATGAATTATTCAATACTCTATCTGATCAAGGTGGCACTGTGCTGTTGTCGGGTTCTGGCTATCAGGAAGAAATTAATTTTACGCTTGATAAGAAAAGCAATAGCTTGGTCTTGAGCCGCAGTATCATCAATACTTCTGAGCAAGCTTTGGAACTGCAATCAATCCGAGATGGAATCTTGGCGAGTGACGCTGAACTGTGCTACACAAGACCGATAAAAGTGATTGATTATTATCGAGTGCGTTACTTCCATTCATCCAATATTAAAACGGAAAAATATCCCCGCTTTCGCGTAGAGCATCCCTACCTCAAGTGTATTCCCTATGAACCAGTACACATCAATAGTGACGAAGCGAATCACTTTCCGGTTTTTGCCGTAGAGTTTGATCGCGAGCATTCAGTTGTTTTAGTCCAAGGGGATTTAAATCAAGTTAAGTTTGAGCGCTCGTGGAACTTGGGACTAGAAGGTGAGTCCGATAGTAAGTTTATCAAAACTTATGAAGGCTTACAAAAGTACACATTGAGTGATGCCTTTAGTTTAGCCGCAGGTGAGAGAGTTGAAGTCTCTCGAGTCTTTTATCAATTAAAGTACGATACTCACCCCCAATATGCCTTCGATGATTATGTAGCGACACTTAACCAGCATCATAACTTTCAAGGTAAGAATTCAAAGATGTTGCGCGAAGGCGTATTTTGTACTTGGAATTATGGTACTTTTGGCAATATCACAGAGGACTTGATTCTAAATCGAGCCAAGGCCATGGCTGAAAATATGCCTAATTGTACTCATTTCTTGATCGATGATGGCTACCAGGCATTGCGCAATACCTATAATAATCCCAATGCTGGTATCGATTCATTTTACCCTGTACCAGTTGAGGGCTACGATAAAGAAAAGTTCCCCAACGGTATGAA is from Lentisphaera profundi and encodes:
- a CDS encoding alpha-galactosidase is translated as MDFTYKDGAFSLVDQEGNGWRNLQFELNGVLSSQLNELFNTLSDQGGTVLLSGSGYQEEINFTLDKKSNSLVLSRSIINTSEQALELQSIRDGILASDAELCYTRPIKVIDYYRVRYFHSSNIKTEKYPRFRVEHPYLKCIPYEPVHINSDEANHFPVFAVEFDREHSVVLVQGDLNQVKFERSWNLGLEGESDSKFIKTYEGLQKYTLSDAFSLAAGERVEVSRVFYQLKYDTHPQYAFDDYVATLNQHHNFQGKNSKMLREGVFCTWNYGTFGNITEDLILNRAKAMAENMPNCTHFLIDDGYQALRNTYNNPNAGIDSFYPVPVEGYDKEKFPNGMKVVADGIRDLGLKPCIWLSPKVYLSSPLAKEKPEWLQKDKDGSVRILGESSFLDLSHPEARDFYLKVLDALFVQWGFEGVKYDFMTQWFLKEDSRFGHKSGIEWRDFAFSEIRKRIGDDGFFMTCIAFSAGNPFPGLNADSYRCGFDIHDGTWSEQVRACSGTMAQTMIKGKDTFLLNMDSLGFGDNPENEQFFRLNWCYITQGILEFGGKLEEHSPEQFAIFNKILENADRGNKVNVLDDKAFTGEPLPEILQVRYEDDGPMKQAGVKQHISFFNWSNETKLISVSLEKADLNGSETFSDFWSDQDMQVNGNFLSVELTPHSSKLIQVK